The nucleotide sequence AGTTTGGGCGCAAGATAGACACGCGGCGAACGCACAACTTTTGTCATCCTGAGCTGCTCGGTCATCTTCAGCGTTAAAATTTGTCCCTTCACAGGTCGCACTGCTGGGCGCACTTCTTCAGGCAAGCCTGCCAACTTGTGCGACCATGCCCCCGCTGCTAACACAACACTTTTAGCATTCACATCACCTGCGCGTGTTACTACCCCCACCACTTTGCCCTGATCTATCTCTACACGTTCAACTGCTGTTTGCTCGTAGAGTTTGCCGCCACGCACTATGAGTGCTTTGCGTAGTGCAAGAATTAACCCCTGATTATCAATCTGGTAGTCATTTGGCAACCAGATTGCTGAAGTTACTTTTGGGGAAAGCAGCGGCTCAAGCTCGCGCGCTTCTGATGTCGTTATCCACTCTACTGCCAATCCGATGCTTTTGCGAAACTCAAATTCGCGCCGCAAAGCTTCTCTATCGTCTCGATCGAGTGCAATCATCAGCGTACCGCGCATGTCAAGTTGCACGTCCAGTCCAGAATCTTCTCTTAATTCTTCTAGAAACTTCGGATACAGCGCGAGACTTTCTTGACCGAGTCTCAAAAAGTTTATTTCTTCAAAGCCTACTTCAGCTTGTGGCGCAAGCATTCCTGCAGCAGCCCAACTGGCACTCTTACCGGCTTCGCTGCGCTCGAGGACACACACCTCTACACCCGCACGCGCCAGTTGCCATGCTGTGCTTAGTCCAATAATACCGCCACCGATAATGGCTACTTCTGTTTGCAATGCAGTCATGTTACTTATCTCCGTTTACGCTGTTTGCGTTGATGTCTCAAATAAATAATATCGCCATGCAACTTCCAAGTGTATTTTTTGAACCTGGCAAATGGGCAACTGAGACGGTTGAGAGGATACACAGACCTGCATTCACTTTTGAAATGAATGCCCAGAGTGGGGTAACAAAAAAGGCAACTGTTTTAGTCAGTTGCCTCTATCAGGTCATAAACAGATACGGCTTCCAAGTGTCGGAGACAGTGCCCATAAAGCGTTGCATGAACATAATGTGGTTCGGACGAATGGGTCGCCTTAGAAGTTGCATGCCCGCTTGTTCGGGGGTGCGATTGGCTTTCTTGTTATTGCACTTGGTGCACGCCGTCGTCAAGTTTTCCCACGTGTCGCTCCCGCCTTGCGACTTTGGAATGATGTGGTCTATCGTCAGAGGTAAATCGGTGCGTCCGCAGTACTGGCAGCGGTTGCCATCGCGCCGCAAGATATTGCGCCGAGTGAGCATAATTTTCTTGTATGGTACGGCAATAAAGACCATCAATCTCACAACGCTTGGCATGGGAAAGTGCAGCGAGACAGAGCGCACAAACTGATTGGGATAAGCTGCCACCAATTCCGCTTTACCGCCGAAGATGAGAATAATGGCTTTCTTGACGTCGCAAACACTCATCGGCTCATAACTCTGATTTAAGACCAGAACTTTTTGATTGAGTCGATTCATACCGCAGATATTGATTATCAGAGATTCCCAAAATGTTCTCAGACTTTGCAAACCTGCTTTGCTAGCCTTTTGGTTTCCACTGCCCTGTCTACCTTTAGGCTTACACACTCCAACTCATCGGATAGCTTGGGTCGTCAAACTCTTTTGCTTGCTCGGTGAAATACAGAGGCTTGAAAGTATCGATCATTACTGCGTATTCGTGTGTTTCTTTTGCCCCAATGCTTTTCTCGACTGTGCCCGGATGCGGTCCGTGCGGAATTCCGCCAGGATGAATCGTGAGTGAGGCAATATCAATTCCGCGTCGACTCATAAAATTGCCATCAACATAATACAGCACCTCATCAGAGTCGATATTGCTGTGGTTATACGGCGCTGGAATGGCTTGCGGATGATAGTCAAACAGACGTGGTACAAAATTGCATATGACCAGATTATTTGCCTCAAAGACTTGATGCACGGGCGGTGGCTGGTGAATGCGTCCTGTGATAGGCTCGAAGTCATAGATGCTGAATGCAAATGGGTAGTAATACCCATCCCACCCCACCACATCAAATGGATGTTGGTTGTAACAATAGTGCGCATAGACATCACCTTTCTTGACACGAATTTCAAAACTGCCTTTTTCATCTCGCGTCTCAAGTTCTGTTGGTGGACGCAGGTCACGCTCGCAATATGGCGAATGCTCTAAGAGTTGTCCAAATTCATTGCGATAGCGCTTAGGAGTTTGCACCGGCGAATAGACTTCAATGATTAACCAGCGCTGCGGCACTGTAAATCGAAATTGATGTGTCAAGCCGCGCGGAATAACAAGGTAATCACCTTGCTTGTAGTGGATGTTGCCCAGCTGTGTTGCCAGCGTCCCCTCACCTTCGTGAATAAAGACGACTTCATCTGCGGCACCATTGCGGTAAAAGTATGCCATTTCTTCTTTCGGTCGAGCTACCCAAATCGCTACATCGCTGTTGAAAAGAATGGGTATGCGTGCCGTAAGTGCATCGCCTGAGGGTTCAACAGATTTTGTGCGCAAATGATGATGGCGCAATTCCTTTTCGCCCCATTTTGTGAGTGCATGGACTTTTGCTTCTCCAATTTGATGCACCTTTGTTGGGGGCGCAAGATGATAAACATTTGAATAAATCCCTGAAAAGCCTTTGGTGCTGA is from [Chlorobium] sp. 445 and encodes:
- a CDS encoding HNH endonuclease, whose product is MNRLNQKVLVLNQSYEPMSVCDVKKAIILIFGGKAELVAAYPNQFVRSVSLHFPMPSVVRLMVFIAVPYKKIMLTRRNILRRDGNRCQYCGRTDLPLTIDHIIPKSQGGSDTWENLTTACTKCNNKKANRTPEQAGMQLLRRPIRPNHIMFMQRFMGTVSDTWKPYLFMT
- a CDS encoding homogentisate 1,2-dioxygenase, with amino-acid sequence MFYHRLGQIPSKRHIQFRRPDGALYAEELISTKGFSGIYSNVYHLAPPTKVHQIGEAKVHALTKWGEKELRHHHLRTKSVEPSGDALTARIPILFNSDVAIWVARPKEEMAYFYRNGAADEVVFIHEGEGTLATQLGNIHYKQGDYLVIPRGLTHQFRFTVPQRWLIIEVYSPVQTPKRYRNEFGQLLEHSPYCERDLRPPTELETRDEKGSFEIRVKKGDVYAHYCYNQHPFDVVGWDGYYYPFAFSIYDFEPITGRIHQPPPVHQVFEANNLVICNFVPRLFDYHPQAIPAPYNHSNIDSDEVLYYVDGNFMSRRGIDIASLTIHPGGIPHGPHPGTVEKSIGAKETHEYAVMIDTFKPLYFTEQAKEFDDPSYPMSWSV
- the thiO gene encoding glycine oxidase ThiO, with the translated sequence MTALQTEVAIIGGGIIGLSTAWQLARAGVEVCVLERSEAGKSASWAAAGMLAPQAEVGFEEINFLRLGQESLALYPKFLEELREDSGLDVQLDMRGTLMIALDRDDREALRREFEFRKSIGLAVEWITTSEARELEPLLSPKVTSAIWLPNDYQIDNQGLILALRKALIVRGGKLYEQTAVERVEIDQGKVVGVVTRAGDVNAKSVVLAAGAWSHKLAGLPEEVRPAVRPVKGQILTLKMTEQLRMTKVVRSPRVYLAPKLDSRLIIGATSEEKGFDTVPTAGGVLTLLEEAFEAVPAIYELSIEEIRVGLRPGSRDNEPLIGESLVKNLFIATGHYRHGILLAPVTAKALVAMIQGEPVSKTLLPFRPSRFLTTSTTTA